CGGGGGATGGCCCTGCGCCCTGTGGTGGAGGCTCTGCTCGGGGACGGCATCCCCCCCGCGGTGGTGGCGGAGGTGCTCAAGTGTAAGTGGATGGGGTGCATCTTGCGCCTGTTGCGGGAGCGTCCGTATCGCCCCAGCGAACTGAAGCGCGCCCTGGGGGGTATCAGCAACAAGGTGCTGGCGGAGCGGTTGGCCAAGCTGGAGGCTCTGGGGCTGGTGCAGAGGCAGGTGGTGGCCACACGGGGGGTGCGGGTGCTCTATGCCCTCACTCCCCTGGCGCACGGGTGGCGCGCCCTGGGCATGGTGCTGGCACCCCCTATGGGGCCACAGTAACCCCCTCGCCCTCTACCACTTCCCCCACAGGGATGGCCTCGGGAACGGCACGACGGGCGGCGTCTACGGCCTCGGGAGCCACGGCCACCACCATCCCGATGCCCATGTTGAACACACGGAACATCTCCCCCTCCTCCACGGGGCCTTGCTGCTGGATGAGGCGGAAGAGGGGGGGCACCTCCCACGCTCGCCGGTGGAAACGGGCCCCCAGCCCCGGGGGAAGGATGCGGGGCACATTCTCTATGAGCCCCCCGCCCGTGATGTGGGCCATGCCTTTGGCATAGGGGAGCAGGGGAACCAGCAGGGGATAATACGGGCGGTGGGGCACAAGAAGCGCCTCCCCCAGGGTGGTGCCCAGGTCGGGGAACCAGCGCCCCAGCACCGACGGGTCTTGGTCAATGCGGAACAGACGGCGCACCAACGAGTAGCCGTTGGTGTGCAGGCCGTGGGAGGGGATGCCCAGGAGCACATCGCCTCGGCGGATGGTCTGACCGGTCAGGAGGGCCTCCTCCTCCACCGCCCCCACGATGAAACCCACC
Above is a window of Dehalococcoidia bacterium DNA encoding:
- a CDS encoding helix-turn-helix transcriptional regulator, translating into MTLLSGVSVPVGVGQDRVATPLLACRWTLTILWALFQGRHRPSELQRHIPGLRRKVLYDRLRKLQGEGLVVAVTGGGYPLRVEYHPTERGMALRPVVEALLGDGIPPAVVAEVLKCKWMGCILRLLRERPYRPSELKRALGGISNKVLAERLAKLEALGLVQRQVVATRGVRVLYALTPLAHGWRALGMVLAPPMGPQ
- the purM gene encoding phosphoribosylformylglycinamidine cyclo-ligase, with product MSDATYKAAGVDRDAATLAKERIRSLARSTFTPGVVGDIGFFGGFFRLEGFRRPILVAHTDGVGTKLKIAALLGRYQGVGQDVVNHCVNDIFTCGARPLFFLDYMAFGRLRPERVEAITQGMVDACRAAGCALIGGETAEMPGVYQGDDFDLVGFIVGAVEEEALLTGQTIRRGDVLLGIPSHGLHTNGYSLVRRLFRIDQDPSVLGRWFPDLGTTLGEALLVPHRPYYPLLVPLLPYAKGMAHITGGGLIENVPRILPPGLGARFHRRAWEVPPLFRLIQQQGPVEEGEMFRVFNMGIGMVVAVAPEAVDAARRAVPEAIPVGEVVEGEGVTVAP